One Sodalis praecaptivus DNA segment encodes these proteins:
- the rph gene encoding ribonuclease PH, with protein MRPAGRSVQQVRPVTITRHFTQHAEGSVLIAFGDTRVLCTASVEEGVPRFLKGQGQGWITAEYGMLPRATHTRNPREAAKGKQGGRTLEIQRLIARSLRAAVDLSKLGEYTITLDCDVLQADGGTRTASITGACVALADALASMQKKGQLKTNPMKGFVAAISVGIVAGEAVCDLEYVEDSAAETDMNVVMMEDGRMIEVQGTAEGEPFSQQELITLLELARGGIDSLIQAQKAALAEA; from the coding sequence ATGCGCCCAGCAGGCAGAAGCGTACAGCAAGTACGCCCAGTAACCATTACCCGCCATTTTACCCAACACGCAGAAGGCTCGGTGCTGATAGCCTTCGGCGACACCCGCGTGCTGTGTACCGCGTCGGTGGAAGAGGGTGTGCCGCGTTTTCTCAAGGGGCAGGGCCAGGGCTGGATTACCGCCGAATACGGTATGCTGCCGCGCGCGACCCATACCCGCAATCCCCGCGAGGCGGCGAAAGGCAAGCAGGGCGGCCGCACCCTGGAAATTCAGCGTCTTATCGCCCGCTCGCTGCGCGCGGCGGTGGATTTGAGCAAATTGGGCGAATACACCATTACCCTGGATTGCGATGTGCTACAGGCTGACGGCGGCACCCGCACCGCGTCCATTACCGGCGCGTGCGTGGCGCTGGCTGACGCCCTGGCCAGCATGCAGAAAAAGGGCCAACTGAAGACCAACCCGATGAAAGGATTCGTCGCGGCGATCTCCGTCGGCATTGTGGCCGGTGAGGCGGTGTGCGATTTGGAATATGTGGAAGATTCGGCCGCCGAAACCGATATGAACGTGGTGATGATGGAAGACGGTCGCATGATTGAGGTGCAGGGAACCGCCGAAGGTGAGCCTTTCAGTCAGCAGGAGCTAATTACGCTGCTCGAATTGGCGCGCGGCGGTATTGACAGCTTGATCCAGGCGCAAAAAGCCGCGCTGGCGGAAGCATAG
- a CDS encoding ABC transporter ATP-binding protein produces the protein MATPKPLIDVHDLQTVYDTEDGVVRAVDGVSFQVQAGETLAIVGESGCGKSQTCLSIMRLIEKPGRIAGGTMVFRGRHLLAYSEKEMTGLRGNHISMIFQEPMTSLNPIFTIGSQLSEAIRLHQGLSRRAAAREAVEALRLVGIPSPERRVRDYPHQLSGGMRQRVMIAMALFTHPDLLIADEPTTALDVTIQAQVLELMKQLKQTLGMSIILVTHDLGVVAEMAERVLVMYCGRVVESADVFSLFAQPGHPYTEGLLNAMPRMDIEQDTLFVIEGNVPNPQQIPSGCRFHPRCIYVQDICRQKEPPLREMKPGRHIACHFAQERLAGIPISFRAPPAIVPPPLPVSCAQSDEADVKTPPLKRGQAR, from the coding sequence ATGGCCACGCCAAAACCCCTCATTGATGTTCACGACCTGCAAACGGTCTATGACACCGAAGACGGTGTGGTGCGGGCCGTTGATGGCGTCAGCTTCCAGGTTCAGGCGGGCGAGACGCTGGCTATTGTCGGTGAGTCCGGTTGCGGCAAAAGTCAAACCTGCCTTTCCATCATGCGTTTGATTGAGAAACCGGGCAGAATTGCCGGCGGGACAATGGTATTTCGCGGCCGTCATCTGCTCGCTTATTCGGAAAAAGAGATGACCGGCCTGCGCGGAAATCATATCTCTATGATCTTTCAAGAGCCGATGACGTCGCTGAATCCCATCTTCACCATAGGGTCACAGTTATCCGAAGCCATCCGCCTGCATCAGGGCCTGTCGCGCCGCGCCGCGGCACGGGAGGCCGTTGAGGCGCTGCGCCTGGTGGGCATTCCCTCGCCGGAACGGCGCGTGCGGGATTACCCGCACCAGCTTTCAGGCGGTATGCGGCAGCGGGTCATGATTGCGATGGCGCTGTTTACCCATCCCGACCTGCTTATCGCCGACGAACCGACCACCGCGCTGGATGTCACCATCCAGGCGCAGGTGCTTGAGTTGATGAAGCAACTGAAACAGACGCTCGGTATGTCGATTATCCTGGTGACCCACGATCTTGGCGTGGTGGCGGAGATGGCGGAGCGGGTCCTTGTGATGTACTGCGGCCGCGTGGTGGAAAGCGCGGATGTCTTTTCCCTCTTTGCCCAACCCGGCCATCCTTATACCGAAGGGTTGCTCAACGCCATGCCGCGCATGGATATTGAACAGGACACCTTGTTTGTTATTGAGGGCAATGTGCCGAATCCGCAGCAGATCCCGAGCGGCTGCCGTTTCCATCCGCGCTGTATTTACGTTCAGGATATCTGCCGGCAAAAGGAACCGCCGTTACGTGAAATGAAACCGGGACGGCACATTGCCTGCCATTTCGCTCAGGAACGTCTCGCAGGGATACCGATTTCGTTCCGGGCGCCCCCCGCTATCGTTCCTCCGCCGCTGCCGGTCTCCTGCGCGCAATCTGATGAGGCGGACGTGAAAACGCCGCCGTTGAAAAGAGGTCAAGCACGATGA
- a CDS encoding ABC transporter ATP-binding protein: MTSSSPQAGTPLLQVHDLKKYFPAPGQRGTMLKAVDGVSFTLAKGETLALIGESGSGKTTVGKTLLRLHEPTAGQAIFQNVDIFGLKPRQLRHCRRDMQIIFQDPFASLNPRMTVEELIAEPFDIHGLAAGPDRTRRIARLLELVGLATYHARRYPHEFSGGQRQRIGIARALALDPKLIICDEPVSALDVSIQSQILNLLRQLQQELELSYLFIAHGMAAVKHISHRVAVMYLGKIMEISPTRQLYSAPLHPYSEALISAIPVPDPTVKRHRIILAGDIPSPLNVPSGCRFHTRCPYAPSVGEKCRTVEPTLSDRGDGRWVACHLRQKPRAGDISVKPT; encoded by the coding sequence ATGACATCATCTTCACCGCAGGCCGGCACCCCCCTTTTGCAGGTACATGACCTGAAAAAATATTTCCCCGCGCCAGGACAGCGAGGCACGATGCTCAAGGCCGTGGATGGCGTGAGCTTCACGCTGGCGAAAGGGGAAACCTTAGCGCTTATCGGCGAGTCGGGGTCTGGCAAAACCACGGTGGGCAAGACCCTCCTGCGTCTGCATGAGCCGACGGCGGGGCAGGCTATTTTCCAAAACGTCGATATCTTTGGGCTCAAACCCCGCCAACTGCGCCATTGCCGGCGCGATATGCAGATTATTTTTCAAGATCCCTTTGCCTCGCTTAACCCGCGAATGACGGTAGAGGAGCTCATTGCCGAACCGTTCGACATTCACGGACTGGCGGCGGGCCCGGACAGAACGCGGCGCATCGCGCGATTGCTCGAATTGGTAGGGTTGGCCACTTACCATGCCCGGCGCTACCCCCATGAGTTCTCCGGTGGTCAGCGCCAGCGTATCGGTATTGCGCGCGCGCTGGCGCTCGACCCCAAGCTGATTATTTGTGATGAACCGGTTTCCGCCCTGGATGTCTCCATACAATCGCAGATCCTCAACCTGCTGCGCCAATTACAACAAGAGCTGGAACTGAGTTATTTGTTTATCGCCCACGGTATGGCGGCGGTAAAGCACATCTCTCATCGGGTGGCCGTGATGTATCTGGGGAAAATTATGGAAATTTCGCCGACGCGCCAGCTCTACTCCGCGCCGTTACACCCCTACAGCGAAGCGCTGATATCGGCCATTCCGGTGCCGGACCCGACCGTGAAGCGTCACCGCATCATTCTCGCGGGGGATATCCCCTCGCCGCTGAATGTCCCAAGCGGGTGCCGGTTTCATACCCGCTGCCCTTATGCCCCCTCCGTGGGGGAGAAGTGCCGCACGGTTGAGCCGACGCTGAGCGATAGAGGCGATGGCCGCTGGGTCGCCTGCCATTTGCGCCAGAAACCGCGCGCCGGCGACATAAGCGTCAAGCCGACTTGA
- a CDS encoding YicC/YloC family endoribonuclease: MIRSMTAFARREIKGTWGTAAWELRSVNQRYLETYIRLPEQFRGLEPAIRERIRLRLTRGKVECNLRFDVNPGAQSALILNEKLAKQLVEAAQWVKMQSDEGEIDPLAILRWPGVMSAAEQDLDTISAELLAGLDATLGDFISARETEGNALKALIEQRLAGVSAEVASVRQQMPAVLVWQRERLLSKLEEAQVQLDGNRLEQELVMLAQRIDVAEELDRLDAHVKETYQILTKKEAVGRRLDFMMQEFNRESNTLASKSINASVTASAIELKVLIEQMREQIQNIE, from the coding sequence ATGATCCGCAGTATGACCGCCTTCGCCCGGCGTGAAATTAAGGGCACTTGGGGCACTGCCGCCTGGGAGCTGCGCTCCGTTAATCAGCGCTATCTGGAAACCTACATACGTCTACCGGAACAATTCCGCGGTCTGGAGCCCGCCATTCGCGAACGCATCCGCCTGCGCCTCACCCGAGGCAAAGTGGAATGTAATCTGCGCTTCGACGTAAATCCCGGCGCGCAAAGCGCGCTGATCCTCAATGAAAAACTCGCCAAACAATTGGTGGAAGCCGCGCAGTGGGTGAAAATGCAAAGCGACGAAGGTGAGATCGACCCGCTGGCCATTCTGCGCTGGCCGGGCGTCATGTCCGCGGCGGAGCAGGATTTGGACACCATCAGCGCCGAATTACTCGCCGGGCTGGACGCTACCCTCGGCGACTTTATCAGCGCGCGCGAAACCGAGGGCAACGCGCTCAAGGCGTTGATAGAACAACGGCTGGCGGGCGTCAGCGCCGAAGTGGCCAGCGTGCGCCAGCAGATGCCGGCGGTGCTGGTCTGGCAGCGTGAAAGACTGCTGAGCAAACTTGAGGAGGCCCAGGTTCAGCTGGACGGTAATCGCCTGGAGCAGGAACTGGTCATGCTGGCGCAGCGGATAGACGTCGCGGAGGAGCTGGATCGCCTCGACGCCCATGTTAAAGAGACCTACCAGATTTTGACCAAGAAAGAGGCGGTAGGCCGTCGGCTGGATTTTATGATGCAGGAATTTAACCGCGAGTCGAACACGCTGGCGTCGAAATCCATCAATGCCAGCGTGACGGCATCCGCTATCGAACTGAAAGTATTGATTGAACAAATGCGCGAGCAGATTCAAAACATCGAGTAA